From Lolium perenne isolate Kyuss_39 chromosome 5, Kyuss_2.0, whole genome shotgun sequence, a single genomic window includes:
- the LOC139831441 gene encoding uncharacterized protein, with protein sequence MDKPKHVKATWDDVAHRVFLDVCIEEVNANNRPVQVLNAIGYKNLVENFNKRTKRNYDRKQMKNRWETLKKDYTVWKGLIQHASGLGRDPITHTIDASDDWWTHEIQMCPEAAKFRIAPLQDEEDMRIIFDKNVVTNVTARVPPSSEDRASQSRINIDEVEGSGCEGEDETLVTPSRARGTKNKRCPYSPSPAATPRLRTGSGSVSRLDRVIDLIEKKAKAKEEEKSRNSMTSPGPGIDPVREEIRRMLALIVQDGAKPGSDDYFYATQISSQRNTVMYSLV encoded by the exons ATGGACAAGCCAAAACATGTGAAAGCAACTTGGGATGATGTTGCTCACCGTGTTTTTCTTGATGTGTGCATCGAGGAAGTGAATGCAAATAATCGCCCTGTGCAAGTTTTGAATGCAATTGGTTACAAAAATTTGGTTGAAAATTTTAACAAGCGCACAAAGAGGAACTATGATCGGAAGCAAATGAAAAATAGATGGGAAACTCTCAAAAAAGATTACACGGTTTGGAAGGGATTGATCCAACATGCGTCCGGTCTAGGAAGAGATCCAATCACTCACACCATTGATGCTAGTGATGATTGGTGGACACATGAGATACAG ATGTGTCCGGAGGCAGCCAAGTTTCGGATAGCCCCACTGCAAGACGAGGAGGACATGAGGATAATTTTTGACAAAAATGTTGTGACCAATGTGACAGCTAGAGTGCCTCCATCATCTGAAGATCGAGCTTCTCAGTCGAGGATCAACATTGATGAAGTTGAAGGCTCGGGGTGTGAAGGTGAAGATGAGACTCTTGTTACACCTTCGCGTGCACGTGGTACAAAGAATAAGAGATGCCCTTACTCACCTAGCCCCGCAGCAACACCAAGATTGAGAACTGGCAGTGGCAGTGTTTCGAGGTTGGACCGTGTCATTGATTTAATAGAAAAGAAAGCGAAGGCGAAGGAGGAGGAGAAAAGTAGGAATTCTATGACGTCTCCGGGTCCTGGTATTGATCCTGTGAGGGAGGAGATTAGGAGAATGCTAGCATTAATAGTTCAAGATGGAGCAAAACCTGGGAGTGATGACTACTTCTATGCCACACAAATTTCCTCACAAAGGAATACCGTGATGTATTCACTTGTTTAG